Proteins found in one Penaeus monodon isolate SGIC_2016 unplaced genomic scaffold, NSTDA_Pmon_1 PmonScaffold_3492, whole genome shotgun sequence genomic segment:
- the LOC119570665 gene encoding uncharacterized protein LOC119570665, with protein MCKCSLTGMDSFRFYGVRRALERVLHAQKENDDSDFDDNTEECPDYGSDYMPDDEELERAPLIDEPDDPPESRPGPSQQNQGHKMASSKINVVSTHYGVKLKARTLA; from the exons ATGTGCAAATGCAGTCTCACAG GTATGGATTCCTTTCGATTTTATGGAGTGAGGCGTGCTTTGGAGCGTGTTCTTCATGcccaaaaggaaaatgatgacagtgattttgatgataatacagaGGAATGTCCAGACTATG ggAGTGATTACATGCCGGATGATGAAGAGCTGGAACGGGCACCGTTGATTGATGAACCTGATGACCCTCCTGAATCAAGACCAGGACCTTCACAGCAGAATCAAGGTCACAAGATGGCTTCCAGTAAAATAAACGTAGTGAGCACCCACTATGGCGTCAAATTGAAGGCCAGAACACTAGCTTAG